A genome region from Pyrenophora tritici-repentis strain M4 chromosome 9, whole genome shotgun sequence includes the following:
- a CDS encoding MFS-1 multi-domain protein, whose amino-acid sequence MSQFDAAPPNTHAGGNNDALRTKGNDPLNTPLENEVADERMNMEEYARTVPRWKRIWQHSLTQMMLLSVQAFCGPAMADAIAGLGGGGLATPQTSNIATAINYTMLAICCALGGPIVNKLGTKWSLVIGACTFPIRGSSYYCNSKFGNQWYLILGGFITGIGTGTWYVAESGTIMSLAPSNSRGKYLALWIVARNLGQLVGGAINLSKNHEKGVVGGVSPDTYVAFMIIECMALPFAFLISPLERVVRSDGTRILVSEKIGTMLEIKQIKITFTSKLILLSSFWAIWSFFYSGTWSTYLATYFSVRARALSSLISPFFCIIGCFGLGFILDMKSFSQRRRAQMGLCVVVVLNLGVYIWSIVMQARFNHNNPGKIDWDDSLYARSFLPYFFVQTTGPLSQSYMYWLLSSFATDAQANVRNGAAFRCLEAIGQAISYGMNTQIKTSPMVGFCVTFGLMALAFGPMLILVNSTPDRIPADVIAEEMYREENKIGNVEVKTKV is encoded by the exons ATGTCTCAGTTTGACGCTGCTCCTCCCAACACCCACGCTGGTGGCAACAACGATGCTCTCCGCACCAAGGGTAACGATCCGCTGAATACACCTCTGGAAAATGAGGTCGCTGATGAGAGGATGAACATGGAAGAGTATGCTAGGACGGTGCCGAGATGGAAGAGGATTTGGCAGCACAGTTTGACACAGATGATGCTCCTCAGTGTCCAAGCTTTTTGCGGTCCTGCCATGGCTGATGCAATTGCGG GGCTTGGTGGAGGTGGTCTTGCTACGCCTCAAACCTCAAACATTGCCACCGCCATCAACTACACTATGCTCGCAATTTGCTGTGCTCTTGGAGGCCCTATCGTTAACAAACTCGGGACGAAATGGTCATTGGTCATCGGTGCTTGCACTTTCCCTATCCGGGGCTCATCATACTATTGTAACTCCAAGTTTGGAAACCAATGGTACTTGATTTTGGGTGGCTTCATCACAGGTATCGGAACGGGTACGTGGTATGTCGCTGAGTCGGGCACTATCATGTCGCTTGCTCCTTCAAATTCACGTGGAAAATACTTGGCACTTTGGATTGTTGCTCGGAATCTAGGACAGCTGGTGGGTGGTGCTATAAA TCTTTCCAAGAACCACGAAAAGGGGGTAGTCGGAGGTGTATCGCCGGACACCTATGTCGCGTTTATGATTATCGAGTGCATGGCGTTGCCTTTTGCCTTCCTCATATCGCCTCTCGAAAGAGTGGTGCGCTCGGACGGGACACGCATCCTTGTTTCGGAGAAGATTGGTACCATGCTGGAGATCAAGCAGATCAAGATTACCTTCACGTCGAAACTCATATTGCTTTCTTCATTCTGGGCGATATGGTCCTTCTTCTACAG CGGAACCTGGTCAACCTACCTCGCCACCTACTTTAGCGTCCGCGCTCGTGCACTCTCGTCTCTCATCTCGCCATTCTTCTGTATCATTGGCTGCTTCGGTCTTGGTTTCATCCTTGACATGAAGAGCTTCAGTCAGCGGCGTCGCGCGCAAATGGGTCTTTGCGTTGTCGTTGTCCTCAATCTTGGGGTGTACATTTGGTCCATCGTTATGCAAGCAAGGTTCAACCACAACAACCCAGGTAAGATTGATTGGGACGACTCGCTGTATGCGCGCTCCTTCTTGCCATACTTCTTCGTCCAGACTACTGGTCCTCTTTCGCAGAGTTACATGTACTGGCTTCTTTCTTCCTTTGCTACTGATGCTCAAG CAAACGTCCGCAACGGAGCTGCATTCCGCTGTCTCGAAGCCATTGGCCAGGCGATTTCTTACGGTATGAACACGCAGATCAAGACTAGCCCTATGGTTGGCTTCTGTGTCACTTTCGGATTGATGGCGCTAGCATTTGGTCCGATGTTGATCCTGGTCAACTCAACACCCGATCGCATCCCTGCTGATGTTATTGCCGAGGAGATGTATCGCGAGGAGAACAAGATTGGTAATGTCGAGGTCAAAACGAAGGTCTAA
- a CDS encoding F-box multi-domain protein — MATDFIDAFRRLQRHERRQALDALATELTSSEWRALISSRTFHCDFIRRLPLELVAHVFSHLDVAAPYRLRIVSKHWNHKLGSLHILKTGLDQWYQGTADLGDADHALCERKARAIHAFRTGKPTSVIKIILDEQPAQPILAGNHLVLGRFERHVHVLNLDSWQLRSLCGEAREKLSGVFVSDQIIALTTYSNICYVYELQGGQVPKKFSVPNMMYFTSVACRGRTIACVAHLAKRTTVFIWEYNTQRGRSFEVSHGPDSLFPELDSDPPARKLVPPLLQPEAETIILFSLFGHSSDDPKGGKHLAFSRYTYSGECIGTFRPCFPGLNKMELFNSANGFVPVNHDGSLLAMRIYWISQSMDSPCLLRFDEKANDLRVWEGSEFPAPEPLKNERGTMAWLNDTCYGFKTRPSDAKVQDMVAYMGTKDTKTYTLIVSEQRSSYLAIERAIMTNGEYVIRTHNKSFFILCFDDDDNGSRPKESDSFFDIGELEVLFSSRN, encoded by the exons ATGGCCACAGACTTCATCGACGCATTTAGACGGCTGCAGAGACACGAGAGAAGGCAGGCGCTCGATGCTCTAGCCACGGAGCTAACCTCCTCCGAGTGGAGAGCACTCATCTCCAGTCGTACCTTCCACTGCGACTTCATTAGAAGACTTCCTCTTGAGCTGGTGGCCCATGTCTTCTCCCACTTGGATGTTGCTGCGCCCTATCGCCTGCGCATCGTCTCCAAACACTGGAACCATAAACTCGGGAGTCTGCACATCCTTAAAACAGGCCTTGACCAGTGGTACCAAGGCACGGCCGACCTCGGAGATGCCGACCATGCTTTGTGCGAGAGAAAAGCGAGAGCAATCCATGCCTTCCGCACAGGTAAGCCGACGAGTGTCATCAAGATAATCCTAGATGAGCAGCCTGCCCAACCCATACTCGCTGGCAATCATCTTGTTTTGGGCCGGTTTGAACGTCACGTCCATGTGCTTAACCTGGACTCATGGCAGCTCCGCAGTTTGTGTGGAGAAGCACGTGAGAAACTCTCGGGTGTGTTTGTCTCAGATCAGATCATCGCACTGACGACATACTCGAACATATGTTATGTTTACGAATTGCAGGGTGGACAAGTGCCCAAGAAGTTCAGCGTGCCGAACATGATGTACTTCACAAGCGTTGCTTGTCGTGGTCGCACCATTGCGTGTGTTGCTCATCTTGCTAAACGTACAACCGTATTCATTTGGGAATACAATACACAGCGCGGCCGGTCTTTTGAGGTCAGCCATGGCCCCGATAGCCTCTTCCCTGAGCTGGATTCGGA CCCGCCCGCCAGGAAACTTGTGCCGCCTCTCCTCCAACCCGAGGCGGAGACAATCATACTATTTTCCCTCTTCGGACACTCCTCGGACGATCCGAAAGGCGGGAAGCACTTGGCATTCAGCCGTTACACATACAGTGGGGAGTGTATTGGCACATTCCGTCCATGTTTCCCAGGATTAAACAAGATGGAGCTGTTCAATTCTGCGAACGGCTTCGTTCCAGTGAATCACGACGGCTCTCTACTTGCAATGCGCATATATTGGATATCTCAATCAATGGATTCCCCATGCCTGCTGCGATTTGATGAAAAGGCGAACGACCTGAGGGTTTGGGAGGGGTCAGAGTTTCCTGCTCCTGAACCCTTGAAGAATGAACGGGGCACAATGGCCTGGTTGAACGACACCTGTTATGGATTTAAAACGCGACCGTCGGACGCAAAGGTTCAAGACATGGTCGCTTACATGGGAACAAAAGATACCAAAACTTACACGTTGATCGTCTCTGAGCAGAGGTCTAGCTACCTTGCTATTGAAAGGGCCATTATGACGAACGGTGAATATGTTATCCGAACACACAACAAGAGCTTTTTCATACTGTGTTTCGACGATGACGATAATGGCAGCCGACCGAAGGAGAGTGACTCGTTCTTTGACATCGGGGAGCTTGAAGTACTCTTCTCGTCCCGGAACTGA
- a CDS encoding fructosyl peptide oxidase has protein sequence MAPSRANTSVIVVGGGGTIGSSTALHLIRSGYTPSNITVLDTYPIPSVQSAGNDLNKIMGIRMQNKIDLQLSLEARQMWREDELFKPFFHNTGRLDCAHTPSSLSSLQNTYQSLLSANAGLEDTTTWLDTEDEILSKAPLLSRDQIRGWKAIWSSDGGWLAAAKAINAIGEFLRDRGVKFGFGDKGSFKQPLLAEGICIGVEAVDGTRYYADKVVLATGAWSPVLVDLEEQCVSKAWVYAHIRLTPQEAREYASCPVVYNSDIGFFFEPDENNVIKVCDEFPGYTRFKQHTPYGATAPKRISVPRSAAKHPTDTYPNASEVSIRKAIATFLPKFTEKELSNRHLCWCTDTADAALLMCEHPQWKNFVLATGDSGHTFKLLPNIGKHVVELLEGTLAEDLAHAWRWRPGTGDALKSRRGAPAKDLADMPGWQHDEDDAAPRAKL, from the exons ATGGCTCCCTCGCGAGCTAATACGTCTGTCATCGTCGTGGGTGGCGGCGGCACAATCGGGTCCTCGACAGCCTTACACCTCATCCGCTCAGGCTACACACCCTCAAACATCACGGTGCTCGACACATATCCTATTCCGTCTGTCCAATCTGCAGGAAATGACCTGAACAAGATCATGGGCATTCGTATGCAGAATAAGATTGATTTGCAACTTAGTTTGGAAGCGAGGCAGATGTGGAGAGAAGACGAGTTGTTTAAGCCGTTCTTCCATAATACAGGAAGG CTCGATTGCGCACACACGCCTTCCTCCCTCTCTTCCCTTCAAAATACCTACCAATCCCTCCTCTCCGCCAACGCCGGTCTAGAAGACACAACCACGTGGCTCGACACCGAAGACGAAATCCTATCCAAAGCGCCCCTTCTCTCCCGCGACCAGATTCGCGGTTGGAAAGCTATCTGGAGCTCTGACGGTGGCTGGCTCGCTGCCGCAAAAGCCATCAATGCCATCGGCGAATTTCTACGCGATAGGGGCGTGAAGTTTGGCTTTGGTGACAAAGGCTCGTTCAAGCAACCGCTCCTGGCAGAAGGTATCTGTATAGGTGTAGAAGCGGTGGATGGAACGCGGTATTATGCCGATAAAGTAGTTTTGGCGACGGGGGCGTGGAGTCCGGTGTTGGTGGATTTAGAGGAGCAGTGTGTTAGCAAG GCCTGGGTCTACGCTCACATCCGTCTCACGCCCCAAGAAGCCCGTGAATACGCCTCATGCCCTGTGGTCTACAACTCGGACATcggcttcttcttcgagCCTGACGAAAACAATGTCATCAAAGTGTGCGACGAATTCCCCGGCTACACGCGCTTCAAGCAACACACGCCCTACGGCGCCACAGCCCCGAAACGCATCTCTGTACCACGATCAGCAGCGAAGCACCCCACCGACACGTATCCAAATGCGTCAGAAGTCAGTATCAGGAAAGCGATTGCGACATTCTTGCCCAAGTTTACGGAGAAGGAGTTATCCAACAGACATTTGTGTTGGTGTACGGATACGGCAGATGCGGCGCTGTTGATGTGTGAGCATCCCCAGTGGAAGAATTTTGTGCTGGCGACAGGTGATAGTGG ACATACATTCAAATTACTTCCAAACATTGGCAAGCATGTTGTGGAACTGCTCGAAGGTACGCTAGCAGAAGACTTAGCACATGCATGGAGATGGCGGCCTGGAACTGGTGATGCACTCAAATCTAGACGAGGAGCGCCCGCTAAGGATCTGGCGGATATGCCGGGGTGGCAGCATGACGAAGATGATGCGGCGCCAAGGGCGAAGCTGTAA